From the genome of Alicyclobacillus sp. SO9:
GGCCACAATTATTGAACCTCGCATGCAAGAGATTTTTAGCCTCGTCATGAGAGAGGTTGAAAAGATGGGGTTTAGTCACGAACTCCCCAGCGGGTATGTATTCCACGGAGGAGTCATGTCAATGCCCGGTGCAGGGGAGTTGGCAAGTGAAGAACTGCAGTCGGCTACACGGGTTGCAATTCCTGATTTTCTCGGAGTTAGGGACGCTTCATATGTAAATGGGGTAGGGGTCTTGGCGTATACCCTGCGCTCACATTCGCGCAGTGCTCAGACCGAAGCGGCGCCTCATATGCGCCCAACGCAGACGGGTGGAAGTTGGCTGACCCGCATCAAGGATTGGTTTAAGGATTTTATTTAAGGTGAGTGTCCAACAGAGTAGGATCCGCTGTCGGGACAACCTCTTGCAAAGATAGACATTGATGGTGTCAGGCTGTATTCGCTGCAAAAATTCACGCCTGAAAACCTGCTTCGTTTGGAACCATGAGGCATGAGGAGGAGCAGCAATGTTGGAATTTGACATGGAAGTCGATTCATTGGCAAAAATTAAAGTCGTTGGCGTTGGCGGCGGCGGATGCAACGCTGTGAACAGAATGATTGAATCCGGCATCGAAGGTGTCGACTTCATTGTAGTAAATACGGATGCTCAGGCGTTGCAACTCTCTAAAGCACAGACTCATCTCCAGATTGGAGAGAAAGTCACAAGGGGCTTAGGGGCAGGTGCCAATCCGGAAATCGGAAAGAAGGCAGCTGAGGAGAGCCGGGAGCTCTTAATGAATTCTCTTAAAGGTGCCGACATGGTTTTTGTGACGGCCGGCATGGGCGGTGGAACAGGAACGGGTGCAGCCCCCATTATTGCTGAAATTGCAAGGGAACTGGGTGCCCTTACGGTGGGGGTTGTAACAAAGCCATTTCGCTTTGAACAGCGACGCCGAATGATGCAGGCAGAAGCCGGTGTCGCCAACCTGAAGGAAAAAGTGGATACCCTGATTGTCATTCCCAATGACAGATTGCTTGAGATTGTGGACCGAAATACACCAGTGGTGGAAGCTTTTAAGGAAGCAGACAATGTACTGCGCCAAGGCGTGTCGGGTATCTCCGATCTCATTGCAGTTCCAGGTCTGATTAACGTAGACTTTGCGGATGTGAAGGCAATTATGACAGAGCGAGGCTCTGCGTTGATGGGAATCGGTGTGGCCAGCGGCGAAAACCGGGCCACGGAAGCGGCGCAAAAGGCCATTAGCAGTCCGCTGTTGGAGACTTCGATAGATGGAGCGCACGGTGTGCTCATGCATATCTCAGGCGGAAACAATCTGAGTCTGTGGGAAGTCAACGAGTCTGCCGATATCGTATCTTCCGCCGCCGATCAAGAAGTAAACATGATTTTTGGTGCCAACATTAATCCGGAACTTGAAGATGAGATTGTAGTGACCGTGATTGCGACCGGTTTTGAGATGCAGGCGAACAGTGAAGTTGCTGCTACTCAGCCTCGACAGCGGTCAAGCGTGTTTGACAATACAGCTTCAGTTCAAAGTAACAACCAGTGGGATGTTCCAGCCTTTCTTCGCAGAAAAGAAGGGCGCTTTGGTCGCGACAAATAAAGGCTTTGCTCTTCGTAAGCTGCCCCATAACATACACCAGTGCAGCGCGTCAGATATGGACGCGCTTTTTCTGTCTTAATCTCCTCTTTTTCAACAAAAAGAATACTAGGTTTTAGTCAAGTTCCGACAGGCTTTGTAATATAGATAAACTATACTGTGACCATCCGCCGGTTGCGGGGTGATGACAGTGCCAGTGGTGTACATTGACGTCGTCTGGATTGTCAATCTCGTCATGGACACAGTACTGCTAATGACAACAAGTTGGGTTGCGAAACGGCCGCTTCGGATGTGGAGAGTCTCTGCTGGAGGTCTGCTTGGGTCACTCTACGCTTTGCTCTTGTTTTTCCCACCACTCTCATTGCTGACCACATGGCCCGGCAAAGCGATTGTTTCTCTGCTCATGGTCGGACTTGCAATACCCTGTCGCAACTGGCTCGAACTGCTTCGTATGTCAGTCCTGTTTTATCTTGTGTCCTTTGTTTTTGCCGGGGCTGCAATTGCCTTGAACTTTGCGATTCCCGGAACATCGCTTGGTTCAGGCACCGTTGTGAACGGTAGTCAACTGGCCTTCAGTTCAAGCCTTCAGGGTCTAGCCTTAATTGTGGCCATTCCAGTGGGTTATGGCACCCTTCGATTTACTTTGAACAGGGTCAAAGCAGTAAAGACGCAGGCAAACAGTCTCTATGAGGTGCAGGTGACTCTGTTTCAACGAAAAATTTGTTTCACAGGTTTAGCGGATACAGGGAATCAACTTCGTGATCCGCTGTCGCGAAGACCTGTTTGCCTGCTTGACCAGGACATTTGGCTAAAGCTGTTTCCAGATGACTTTCAAAACATGGTCAACAAGGGAACTGACGTGGTAACGGCAGTATCGAGACAATCAATGGATGGGTATCAACAAAGAATTGCAATGATTCCGTTTCGTGGAGCTGGAGGTGCGTCCCAAATCACGGTTGGCATACGTCCTGATAAGGTTGAGTTGGAACGAAACGGAGTCGAAGTCTCAGGAATATCTGAATGTCTGTTTGCAGCGCATCAAGGAAAATTTTCGGTGGACGGAAGGTTTCAGGGAATTCTTCACATTGAAGTAATAACGGGGGATGACAACTTTGAAAATGACTCTATTACCTCCGCGACTCAGTCTCAAAATGCGGATTCAACTTCAACTTTTCTGGATTAGGATTCGAAAGAGTCTGGCTGGCGGGTATGAAGAAGTCTATTACGTGGGTGGCAGTGAAGCTCTGCCGCCGCCGCTTACTCGTGATGAAGAGGCGTATTTACTGGAAAAACTGCCGTCTGGCGACGAGGCAGTCAGGTCTATGTTGATTGAGCGAAATTTACGGTTGGTAGTCTATATTGCCAGAAAATTCGAAAATACGGGCCTGAACATTGAGGACCTGGTCTCTATCGGAGCCATTGGTCTGATTAAAGCGGTAAATACGTTCGACCCCAGTAAGAAGATTAAACTGGCGACCTATGCTTCTCGGTGTATTGAGAATGAAATTTTGATGTTTCTACGGAGAAACAACAAAATCAGGTCAGAGGTTTCCTTTGATGAGCCGCTCAATGTAGATTGGGATGGAAATGAGTTACTGTTGTCAGACGTTCTGGGAACAGAGCCTGACACAATTTATCGCAATCTTGAGGAAGAAGTAGACAGAGAACTGCTGTATGACGCTTTGCAGCAATTGTCAGACAGAGAGCAGACGATTATGAAACTTCGGTTTGGATTAGGCACCCAAGAAGAGATGACACAAAAGGACGTTGCAGACCTTCTGGGCATATCGCAGTCGTACATATCGCGACTTGAAAAAAGAATTATCCGGCGGCTACAAAAGGAATTCGATAAGATGATGTAAGGCTTCACCTTGGAGACTGCAATTTTACCCAATTTATTGTGCATAAGTTTACCCCCTTCGGAAATACTGTGGACGGACTCCGAAATATTCGTCTAGGTTCCGAAAGTTAGGTTTTGTTACAGGTCAGTCATCATAGGGGGAACAGGGCTTGAAGCACAATAAAGTGGAAATCTGTGGAGTGAATACGTCACAGTTGCCTGTTCTGAGCAACACAGAGATGCGGGAATTGTTTACGAAACTTCAGAGTGGACAGGACTGGGCCAGGGAAAAACTTGTTAACGGCAATCTTCGTCTGGTACTTTCCGTCATTCAGCGATTCAACAATCGCGGAGAGTATGTAGACGACCTGTTCCAGGTTGGCTGTATAGGACTCATGAAGGCAATCGATAATTTTGATTTAAGCCAGAACGTTCGCTTTTCGACCTATGCTGTGCCCATGATTATTGGGGAGATTCGGCGTTATTTGCGTGACAATAATCCAATCCGCGTCAGCCGGTCTTTGCGGGACATTGCCTACAAGGCGCTCCAAGTCAGAGACAGGCTGACTAATAAGAACTTGCGTGAGCCGACAGTCGTCGAAATTGCCAAGGAAATGGACGTGCCCAAAGAAGAAGTCGTTTTTGCTCTGGACGCCATCCAAGACCCTGTTTCGATGTTCGAACCAATTTACAATGACGGCGGTGACCCAATCTACGTAATGGATCAATTACACGATGATAAGAATCTTGACCATACGTGGGTGGAAGGCATTGCAGTGCGGGAAGCCATGCACAAGTTGAACGACCGGGAGAAAAAAATCCTGTCCATGCGTTTTTACGAAGGAAAAACGCAAATGGAAGTGGCTGAGGAAATAGGCATATCGCAAGCACAAGTTTCGCGTTTGGAGAAAGCTGCCATATCCCGCATGCAAAAGCACGTTGAGGCTTAATTTCTAAAGAGATGGTTCTAGCGCGATACTGACGTCTAAATGAGCGGGCCCATTTCATATACATGAACATAATCTCGTTCGAAACGGCATTTTCGTTGAGTTGCAATGGCCGGTTTTAGGAAGGGGCGTGATAGTTCATGGTACGAATTTCGGACCTGCAGTCTAAAGACGTCGTAAATGTTGCAGACGGAAAACGGCTGGGAACAATCGGTGACCTTGACGTCGATGTGAACAGCGGTCTGATTAAGGCGATTGTCATTCCTGCAGAATCCCGATTCTTTGGAATGGTTGGGGGCGGGCAGGATTATGTGGTCCCCTGGAACCAGATAATCCGCATCGGGTCGGATGTCATTCTCGTTGATTTACGTGCATCCAGGGAACCGGGTTACTACTTGCCCCCTGAGACCGGAAAACGGGGAACAGGCGGCTATTAGGTGTATGTTTACGCTCTGTCCGGACAAAGTATTGGGGAAAAGCCTGATTGTTCTTGACGCCGCTCGCGAAGAAAGGGATACTTACCGCAGGAATTTGTCGCGGGAGGTGGCGTGGTTGTTAACGGCTTGGACAGGAAATGCAACGGGCGGTACAACATGGATCCGCACGAATTGGCCGGGAGATACTGCTCGCGGCCTCTTTTCATTTCGCCATGGCGGCGTCAGTGAAGGGCCGTACGCGAGCCTAAACCTTGGATTGTCGGTACATGACAATCCCCATGCGGTGGAGCAAAACCGAAGAATTGCGGCACAACAAGTCGGCGGTGACCTTGAAGACTGGGTTTTGGGTCAACAAGTACACGGTTCGCACGTTGCGGCTGTGAGCCTTGCAGACAAAGGCAAAGGAATTCATCATGTTCATCCGCCATTGCCCGAAACAGACGGCTTAATTACCAACGTTCCCGGCATTACTTTGGCGGTATTGGCTGCGGACTGTGTTCCCGTTCTGTTCTACGATTCAGAACGGCAGGTTATTGGAGCTGCTCATTCCGGCTGGCAGGGTACTGTTGCTCACATCAGCGTACGCGTTTTGGAAGAAATGAGTCGCATGTATGGTACCAAGCCGGAGAATGTGCACGTTGCCCTCGGACCTTCTATAAGACGCTGTTGCTACGAAGTGGACGAACGCGTCGCAGGCAAGATTAGAGCCGCGTTTGGCGAGCGGTATCTCGTCAGAAGACCGCTGATTCCTGGTAAATACCTCTTGGGAATACAGGACTGTATTCGCTCGGACCTGGAACAACACGGTGTCAATGCAAAAAGTATTGTGGATGCAGGTGTCTGCACATCTTGCCGCGTTGAACACTTGTATTCGCACCGCAAGGAGCACGGGAGCACAGGTCGCAGTGCGGGCATCGTACGCCTTACACCGATTTAGCAGGATTTACGGTCGACATGCGGAACTTAAATAGGTGCATACAAAATTGGGGGAGTGACGGTTACTTGGAAGAGCACAACCCGTTTCAAGCACCCGCAGCGGCACTGTTGGAGGAAATTCGGTCGGCCTGTGAAAGAGCCGGACGAGATGCCCACCGAGTTGAAGTCATCGGTGTGACAAAAACCGTGGACAAAAACGCGATCACCCCGCTGCTGGAGGCCGGAATCTGTCACTTCGGTGAGAATCGTTGGCAACAGGCGAAAGACAAAGTAACTTTGCCGAACACAGACTCCGCCGTGTGGCATTTCATCGGACGCTTACAGTCCAACAAGGTGAAGTACATTGTCCGGCACTTTCAGTGGATACATTCATTGACTTCTGTTCCGCTTGCCAAAGAAGTTAGCAAGCGTGCAGAGCAGATTGGCGTAACAATGCAGTGCATGCTTCAAGTGAACGTGTCTGGTGAAGAAACAAAGGACGGCATTGCGTCAGATGAGATTGTGCCA
Proteins encoded in this window:
- a CDS encoding sigma-E processing peptidase SpoIIGA codes for the protein MPVVYIDVVWIVNLVMDTVLLMTTSWVAKRPLRMWRVSAGGLLGSLYALLLFFPPLSLLTTWPGKAIVSLLMVGLAIPCRNWLELLRMSVLFYLVSFVFAGAAIALNFAIPGTSLGSGTVVNGSQLAFSSSLQGLALIVAIPVGYGTLRFTLNRVKAVKTQANSLYEVQVTLFQRKICFTGLADTGNQLRDPLSRRPVCLLDQDIWLKLFPDDFQNMVNKGTDVVTAVSRQSMDGYQQRIAMIPFRGAGGASQITVGIRPDKVELERNGVEVSGISECLFAAHQGKFSVDGRFQGILHIEVITGDDNFENDSITSATQSQNADSTSTFLD
- a CDS encoding YggS family pyridoxal phosphate-dependent enzyme, producing MEEHNPFQAPAAALLEEIRSACERAGRDAHRVEVIGVTKTVDKNAITPLLEAGICHFGENRWQQAKDKVTLPNTDSAVWHFIGRLQSNKVKYIVRHFQWIHSLTSVPLAKEVSKRAEQIGVTMQCMLQVNVSGEETKDGIASDEIVPILQEIRELPGVRIRGLMTMAPFYEDPLLTRPTFAALREALTDTRERLSWPDLTELSMGMSHDFQVAVEEGATMVRIGRRLMNEWTELKQE
- the sigG gene encoding RNA polymerase sporulation sigma factor SigG is translated as MKHNKVEICGVNTSQLPVLSNTEMRELFTKLQSGQDWAREKLVNGNLRLVLSVIQRFNNRGEYVDDLFQVGCIGLMKAIDNFDLSQNVRFSTYAVPMIIGEIRRYLRDNNPIRVSRSLRDIAYKALQVRDRLTNKNLREPTVVEIAKEMDVPKEEVVFALDAIQDPVSMFEPIYNDGGDPIYVMDQLHDDKNLDHTWVEGIAVREAMHKLNDREKKILSMRFYEGKTQMEVAEEIGISQAQVSRLEKAAISRMQKHVEA
- the sigE gene encoding RNA polymerase sporulation sigma factor SigE, with protein sequence MRIQLQLFWIRIRKSLAGGYEEVYYVGGSEALPPPLTRDEEAYLLEKLPSGDEAVRSMLIERNLRLVVYIARKFENTGLNIEDLVSIGAIGLIKAVNTFDPSKKIKLATYASRCIENEILMFLRRNNKIRSEVSFDEPLNVDWDGNELLLSDVLGTEPDTIYRNLEEEVDRELLYDALQQLSDREQTIMKLRFGLGTQEEMTQKDVADLLGISQSYISRLEKRIIRRLQKEFDKMM
- the ftsZ gene encoding cell division protein FtsZ, with the translated sequence MLEFDMEVDSLAKIKVVGVGGGGCNAVNRMIESGIEGVDFIVVNTDAQALQLSKAQTHLQIGEKVTRGLGAGANPEIGKKAAEESRELLMNSLKGADMVFVTAGMGGGTGTGAAPIIAEIARELGALTVGVVTKPFRFEQRRRMMQAEAGVANLKEKVDTLIVIPNDRLLEIVDRNTPVVEAFKEADNVLRQGVSGISDLIAVPGLINVDFADVKAIMTERGSALMGIGVASGENRATEAAQKAISSPLLETSIDGAHGVLMHISGGNNLSLWEVNESADIVSSAADQEVNMIFGANINPELEDEIVVTVIATGFEMQANSEVAATQPRQRSSVFDNTASVQSNNQWDVPAFLRRKEGRFGRDK
- a CDS encoding YlmC/YmxH family sporulation protein; the protein is MVRISDLQSKDVVNVADGKRLGTIGDLDVDVNSGLIKAIVIPAESRFFGMVGGGQDYVVPWNQIIRIGSDVILVDLRASREPGYYLPPETGKRGTGGY
- the pgeF gene encoding peptidoglycan editing factor PgeF, giving the protein MLTAWTGNATGGTTWIRTNWPGDTARGLFSFRHGGVSEGPYASLNLGLSVHDNPHAVEQNRRIAAQQVGGDLEDWVLGQQVHGSHVAAVSLADKGKGIHHVHPPLPETDGLITNVPGITLAVLAADCVPVLFYDSERQVIGAAHSGWQGTVAHISVRVLEEMSRMYGTKPENVHVALGPSIRRCCYEVDERVAGKIRAAFGERYLVRRPLIPGKYLLGIQDCIRSDLEQHGVNAKSIVDAGVCTSCRVEHLYSHRKEHGSTGRSAGIVRLTPI